The nucleotide sequence GATGGTGGTACTGGACCTAATGGTGGCTGCTGTTTAAATAATTTAGAGACTCAGGGTTGCACTCTACTACCAGTAGATTCGGCACTTTCGGGTACAGTGTTGCTGAATTAAGGATGTAAACACAAACTCAGGATCTCTGGTGAGCTGGGCCTACCTTTCCAACCACCagcaaagaaaaaaaagggagTGATAACTAAAATAGGGAATTAGGAAGTTGCAACATTCTATAGCAGATAGCACAAAATGATTCAGATGAAAGAAAAGAAAGACAAATACCCACCTGGCTTTGGATCTTTCCACAAGCTGAGACAAAATGTTTAGGGGCAGCTAAGTATCCAAGTCGCCAGCCAGTCATAGCAAAAGCCTATAAAAATTTTGTTCAGTAAATATCAAGATATTCCAACTTGAGCTAGACCATGCATATCTAGAGAACATGGACATCTGTTTCTTCAGTTATCAAGTCTTACGTGAAAGAACACCTAAATTTATACTCCCTCCTCTTCTTTATGCAAGGCATATTTTGATTACTCAAACCCAAGCATtgactaatactccctccgtccggaaatacttgtcatcaaattgaataaaaggggatgtatctagacgtattttagttatagatacagccctttttatccattttgatgacaagtattttcgaacggagggagtacttgatctAATAATATGTGGGTTATGTTCCACAAAATTGGTATTTATTGCATTCATCATCACAAAGAGAGAATAAAATAAAAACAACCATGTTACCTTAGAAAACCCATTTACAGTTAATGTTCTGTCATACATTCCAGGTAATGCAGCAAAGCTTGTGTGTTTAGCAGGATGATAGATAATATGCTCATAGATCTCATCAGATAGAAcctgcaaaaattgttaaaagcaCGATGCATCAACAATAGTGATGAACTGCTGACGCAAAAGATCTTGAATAATCTGAATAACATACAAAAGGTCAAAGTGCAGACCAGGAGCCTAGGATACTTCTTGACTATAGCAGCAATCTCCTCAAGCAGCTCCCTGGGATACACAGAGCCTGTTGGATTAGATGGAGAGCATAGAATCAAGAGCCTTGATTTTTCAGTGATCACTGAGGCAAGTGACTCTGGCTTTAGCAGGAAATTGTCTGATATGCTTGTCGGGAGGATCACTGGTGTTGCACCAGCCAACCTAGCCATTTCAGGATAGCTGACCCAAAATGGTGCTGGTATCAAAACCTAAAATAAGATAAAACTCAACATTTTCAAAGAATGGGGTGCAAATCAATGCAGTGCTAAGAATAGTAAGATGATATAATTATATGGCTTGTTTACTCCAGATTAAGCTAAAAATATCTGCAGTTCAAATAAGAAAAATCAAGCAATCATTTAGGCTTGTAACCTGCAGGGATATTTTCTAAAATAGAAGGTTAGTTTTTTAGATAATGGAAGAGAAGCGTCCCCTGCCCCTGCATCCGAAGAGACACACAGCCCAAAATTATTACAAAGCTCTTACGATATCAAGgaaccaaaaggaagcgacaaacTACATACAGTGTGAAAAAACAGAAATTTATAAGAGTGCACATTTAGTGATGCCGCTTTCGTCCATACATAAAATATTACTATTACATTGGTAAGGGCATTTTATCTAAATGGTTCTGTAGAGATAGGATCACACGAACAGTAAGGAGACACAATAATGACAAGGCATGGAAGACCCAAACAATATTTGCAGTTTAACAAAAAAGAACGAAGCAATCCGCTAACTTTTATGGACTGGGAACAACAAAATGACTACAGGATAAGCACTTGGTGCTGCTATTTTCATGGTATTACTaggctagtactccctccgatcgaTATTAATTGTCGCTGCTTTAGTACAACTTCGGAGGGAGTATGAAATATATTTCTCCTAAAAAATTGCGGTGTACAGAGGTGATAACTTTACCTCATCACCAGGTGAGCAAACAGCAAGAACAGCTTGTGTAATGCACTGTTTAGCTCCATTGCTCACTAGCACCTGATCTGGGCTGTAGGTTAGACCATTCTCCTCTGCATATCGATAACCAAACAACAAGGAAGTCAATTAGACTACTTATCCGATCTGAATATTCTGCAAACGAGAAATTCATCCAGGCGCACGCACCCTGAAGCTTGTTGCAGATAGCTTTCCTCAGCTCCATAGTCCCTGCATTAGGTGTGTACCTAGTAGACCCATCCCTGATTGCATTTATCCCAGCCTGGGCAAAAATCAAAATTCAAATGCTGAATCCAATTTTACTACTCTCAAGTCTACTACTGTATTATATAAGAGGAAAACTGGATTCAGGATGCATTAAATTTTGCTATGCCGGCTGGTAAAACTGGATTCATAATGCGTTAAATTTTGCTACTCCGGCTGGCAAAATTTAAATGCTGAATCCAATTTTCCTACTCTGAAGTCTACTATCATATATACGTATAATAGGAAAATGATAGTACAACAACAGCAGGCGTGCCTGCAGAATGCATTACTCTGAAGTCTACTGTATTAAGCTTCAATGATACAAAGGGGAATTTGAAGCGAACTAACAAAAAAAATTGTCGCTCAACACAGTTAATCTGACTGGTAATTTGACTGCTATCATTCGCGATCCAAGTCATGTCGCTAAGATCCAAATCATTCCGCGATCCAGGCACCAGGAACGGAGGACAGTTACTTGATTTCCTCCCCCTTTCCcattgcaaaaataaataaataacaagaaaCGGCGGTCACCTCGGCGATCACCGCCGGCGTGTCGAAGTCGGGCTCCCCAGCGGCGAGTCCGATGACGGGCACCCCGGCCTGCCGCAGCGCGCTGGCCATGTCGGTGATGGCCATGGTCTTGGACGGCCGCAGCGCGCTCACCCGCGGGCTGATGGACGTGTCCACCGCCTCCGCCCTCACCGCCGCCATCCTGAACTTCCCCGTGGACGCCCTGCAACCAGAGAAGCACGCAAAATCAAATCTTTACCCCCAACGGCAGCGGACAGATCAATCAAGACAGGCAGAGCTGCGGAGGGGCCGCCGCGACTCACCTGGAGAAGGAGAGGGAGCCTGCGCCCGGGGAGGGCTTGGTGGGGAGGGTGAAagacgaggagggggaggaggaggaaggggtggCGAGGGAGGAGAACGCCATTGGAGCTGTCTGTTTACCTTGCTGGTGCGTGAGGTTGCAGGTTCTtcaggtttggggggggggggggggggggggggcggcgaggGGAAGGTGGGGGTGGTGGTAGGTGGGCGGCGACCGGAGTTTTGCTGGCTTGCTGCTGCTTGGGTTGGCTGCTGTCAAAAAGAAAAAGATGGTTGTTGGCTGCACAACGTGATCAATGACGAAAATGATACAGGATGAATTCACTTTGGGAATGTAGTGAAAATCACATTTCTAAGTCTCAAAACTTAGGAAAGAAATCGTACATAGTTTCAAAACTTAGGGAAAATGCATGTATAAAGGTATTGCGTGGAAATTATACCTAATTTCATTAAAAAGATACTATGATCATTTTTGACATGTGTAAAGATGAGAAAATGTGGAAGCTACAGTACTTGTGACTACAAATTCCTCTTTTTTGCATTTTTGCACATGCCGTAATGGGTGAGTTTCTACCCAATACACGAACTATTTGCAAAAAATAAGCATACAATTTTTTTCCACTAAGTTCTAAAAATGGGTTCATATGTACCCCAAATTCTTAAAATTCAGACTAGATTAATGACAGACATGTAAGCTTAGTGGCCCACGGTGTAGTCGTAAGATCTCCTTCATGATACATTTCACGATCTTTGTAAGCGTATTTAGCATCGAGGTTTTTTTGTATAACCTAAATTGTTTTGGGAAACCGAGTAATTAGTTGTTTCGTTATCTCATAATCAGTTTTTTTTTGTGGGGATCTCATAATCAGTTTGAAATGTACATATTCTTCGTTGAGGAACACATGAGACGAAACGTGAGAGAACAATTGTTGGTTCAATTTATTGTTATCTACCTTGTTTATGAATAGATCAATATAGTTGTCTAAATTATTAGTGCAAAGCTTAAAAAATAAAGTACACCAAACAACACTCTTAAGATTTTTGTCTAAACCTCGGTGTAACTTTGTGTTGCAAAGTTAGGTTGAAGCAACAGGTGTGTAGATGTAATGTGGATCCGAAAACTCAACAAGAGACTTATCGAGACACCTTCCTCGTTCCCTCCACCCCTTCTCTCCACCTACCACGCCTTCGTTGGCGGTGAGTTGGGTGAGGGTTTGGGGGTTCTTAGTGGGTGGTTTTTTTCGCTCTTCATGGCAGTTTGGGATGTTTTTTTCCGTTTGTTTGGGTATTCCCTCCTCTCCTCTGTTTGAAGCTTTTTTTTGCCAAAACTACCATGGTTCATGTTGTTTTCGGATCCACTAGATACCTTTCTCCATCTCCCTTGGCGGCTATGTTTTATTCGAGAATACCTTCACTGGCATGCTTCTAGTGTTTTAGGTATGAGTTTTCTAGATCAAGTTTTCTAGTGTATTGAATGAGTTAATGGGGACTCAGAGTATGGTTTTTAATTCTTTGTTTGGCCTTCTCCATCTCTTTTGGGTGATCCTCTTATTTTTATCTTTTTCCCATGCACCAAATCAAAGTCAGCTCTTGCTTGTTCCAGGTTGGTATCTTCTACCCGATCTAGGGCTTATACCTCTAATTTTTGTTGGTAGAATCCATCCGGAGACTTTAGCAGCCAAGCAGTTCCATGCTCCTTGAGTTGTCGCAGCTTGCATTTGGGTGGATATGGTTCTTGGCATCATCCATTTGTTGGTGTAACTTTGTGTTGCAAAGCTAGGTTGAAGCAACAGATGTGTAGATGTAATGTGGATCCGAAAACTCAACAAGAGACTTTTCGAGACCCCTTCCTCGTTCCCTCCACCCACCCCGCCTTCGTTGGCGTTGAGTTGGGTGAGGGTTTGGGGGTTCTTAGTGGGTGGGTTTTTTCGCTCTTCATGGCAGTTTGAgatgtttttgttggggaacgtagtaataattcaaaattttcctacatctcaccaagatcaatctaggagatactagcaactagagagagagggggggagtgcatcttcatacccttgaagatcgctaagcggaagcgttacaagaacacggttgatggagtcgtactcgcggtgattcaaatcgcggaagatctgatctagcatcgaatggatggcgcctccgcgttcaacacacgtacaacccggggacgtctccttgatccagcaaggggagaggagaagttgagagaGAACTCTgacaacacgacggtgtggtggtggtggagctcgtggttctccagcagggctttgccaagcactatggaggaggaggagatgtatgaggagggaggggttgcgccaggggaaggggtgcggctgccctctctctccctcactatatataggggaaggggagagggggccgccccctctagatggatacagaggaggggcggcggctaggggaaaccctagatgggtttgggtgcccccaccccctaggaaactttgccccccaagccgggaggggcggctgccctaggggtggcgcccccacctctccaggttacctCAGATGGGGTGGAAGGGCGCACAACCcattagtgggctggtgtgccccctccccttggcccataaggccccccaacacttgtcggggcctccgaaactcaTTTCGGTCACACTAGTCATCgctcggtacccccggaacaattccggactccaatacccttcgtccaatataccgatcttcacctacGGACTATTacggagttcctcgtcacatccaggatctcatccgggactccgaacagccttcggtaaccacatactattcccattacaactgtagcgtcaccaaaccttaagtgtgtagaccctacgggttcgggaaccatgcagacatgaccgagatacctctccgaccaataaccaatagcgggatttggatacccatattggctcccacatgttccacgatgatctcatcggatgaaccacgatgtcggggattcaatcaatcccgtatacaattccctttgtccatcggtatgttacttgcccgagatttgatcgtcggtatccccatacctcgttcaatctcgttatcggcaagtctctttactcgttccgtaacgcatgatctcgtgactaactccttagtcacattgagctcattatgattatgcattactgagtgggcccagagatacctctccgtcatacggagtgacaaatcccagtctcgactcgtgccaacccaatagacactttcggagatacctgtagtgcacctttatagccacccagttacattgtgacgtttgatatacccaaagcattcctacggtatccgggagttgcacaatctcatgatctaaggaaatgatacttgacattagaaaagctctagcaaatgaactacatgatcttatgctttgcttaggattggatcttgtccatcacatcattctcctaatgatgtgatcccgttatcaatgacatccaatgtccatggtcaggaaaccataaccatctattgatcaacgagctagtcaactagaggctcactagggacatgttgtggtctatgtattcacacatgtattacggtttccagttaatacaattatagaatgaacaatagacaattatcatgaacaaggaaatacaataataaccattttattattgcctctagggcatatttccaacagtctcccacttgcactagagtcaataatctagttcacatcactatgtgattgtgaTGAATCCaatacccatggggtttgatcatatctcgcttgtgagagaggttattagttaacggatctgaaccttttagatctgtgtgtgctttacaaatctctatgtcatcttgtagatgcagctaccatgcactatttggagctattccaaataattgttctactatatgaattcggtttactactcagagtcatccagattagtgtcaaagtttgcatcaacgtaaccctttacgacgaactcttttaccacctccataatcaagaaaaattccttagtccactaaggataactttgactgttgtctagtgatccattcctggatcactattgtaccccttgaatgactcatggcaaggcacacttcaggtgcggtacacagcacaacatactgtagagcataggggacaaccttcgtcctttctctctcctctgtcgtggtcaggtcttgagtcttactcagtaCTCACACCTtttaacacagccaagaactccttctttgccgatctattttgaactccttcaaaatcttgtcacagtgcatattcatttgaaagtactattaagcatttttatctatcctcatagatcttcatgctcaatcttcaagtagcttaatccaggttttccattgaaaaacactttttaaacaaccctatatgctttctagaaattctacatcatttccgaccaacaatatgttaacaacatatactcatcagaaattctatagtgctcccactcacttctttggaaatacaagtttctcataaactttgtataaacccaaaatctttgatcatctcatcaaagtgtatattccaactccgagatgcttactccagtccttagaaggattgctgaagctttgcatacttgttagcatcttttaggattgacaaaaccttctggttggatcacatacaacctttcctcaagcatctcgtcgaggaaacaatgttttgacatcctatctgcaagatttcataaataatgcagtaactgctaatataattccaacagaattttagcattgctacgagtgaaaaagtctcatcgtagtcaactccttgaacttgtcaaaaaacatcttagcgacaagtcgagctttcttaatggtgacacttaccatcattgtccgtcttccttttaaaatccatctgtacctaacagccttacgaccatcaagtagttcttccaaagtctacactttgttttcatacatggatcctctctcggattttatggcctcgagccatttctcggaatccaggcccaccaccgcttctccatagctcgtaggttcattgttgtctagcaacatgacctccaagacaggattaccgtaccactctaaagcagtacgtgtccttgtcgacctacgaggtttggtagtgacttgatccgaagttttatgatcactatcatcagcttccacttcaactggtgtaggcgccacaggaacaacttcttatgccctactacacactggttgaagtgatggttcaataacctcatcaagtctccaccatcctcccactcaattctttcaagagaaacttttcctcaagaaaggacccatttctaaaAACAATCAATTTTGCTTCtgaatctgagataggaggtatacccagggtgtcctatgaatatgcatttatccgttttgggttcgagcttatcaggatgaaactttttcacataagcgtcgcagccccaaacttttaagaaacaacagcttaggtttctctaaaccatagttcatacggtgtcatctcaacggaattacgtggtgtcctatttaaagtgaatgcggttgtctctaatgcctaacccataaacaatagtggtaattcgataagagacatcatggtatgcaccatatccaataggctGCAGCTAtggtgttcggacacaccatcacactatggtgtttcagggggtattagttgtgaaacaatttccacaatgtcttaattttgtaccaaactcgtaactcaaatattcatctctatgatcatatcatagacattttatccccttgtcacgacgatcttcaacttcactccaaaattacttgaacctttcaataattcagacttgtgtttcatcaagtaaatatacttagcatctactcaaatcatatgtgaagtaagaacataacgatatccactgcatgcctcagcactcattggactgcacacataaaaatgtattacttccaacaagttgctttcttgttccatcttactgaaaacgaggcttttcagtcatcttacccatgtggtatgatttgcatgtctcaagtgattcaaaatcaagtgagtctaaagatccatcaacatggagcttcttcatgcgttttataccaatatggctcaaatagcagtgccacaagcaggtggcactatcattactatcttatatcttttggcatgaacatgtgtatcactacgatcgagattcaaataaccgttcattttaggtgcaagaccattgaaggtattattcaaataaataaagtaaccattattctccttaaatgaataaccgtattgcgataaacataatccaatcatgtctatgctcaacgcgaacaccaaataacaattatttaggtttaacaccaatcctgatggtagagggagcgtgcgatgtttgataatatcaaccttggaaatacttccaacacatatcgtcacctcgcctttagctagtctccgtttattccgtagccttttatttcgagttactaacacttagcaaccgaaccggtatctattaccctggtgctactaggagtgctagtaaagtacacattaataatgtatatccaatatacttctgttgaccttgccagccttctcatctaccaagtatctagggtagttctgcttcagtgactgttcccctcattacataaacacttagtctcgggtttgggttcaaccttgggtttcttcactagagcagcaactgatttgccgtttcatgaagtatcccttcttgcccttgcccttcttgaaactagtggtttcactaaccatcaacaattgatgctccttcttgatttctactttcacggtgtcaaacatcgcgaatagctcaatgatcatcatatatatccctgaaatgttatagttcatcacgaagctctagtagcttagtggcagtgactttggagaaacatcactatctcatctggaagattaactcccactcgattcaagtgattgtagtactcagacaatctgagcacatgctcaacgattgagcttttctcccttagtttgtaggctaagaaactcgtcggaggtctcatacctcttgacatgggcacacgcctgaaatcccaatttcagccctttgaacatctcatatgttccgcgacgtttcaaaaatcgtcttcggtgccccaattctaaaccgtttaacattactgaactatcacgtagtcatcaaaacgtgtatgtcagatgttcgcaacatccacagacgacgttcgaggttcagcacaccaagcggtgcattaaggacataagccttctgcgcagcaatgaggacaatccttagtttacggacccagtctgcataatttctactatcaactttcaactaaaatttctctagaaacatatctaaaatagtagaactaaagcgcaagctacgatATAATTTGTAAATACCtcttgactatgttcatgataattaagttcatctaatcaaattatttaatgaactcccacttagatagacatccctctagtcatctaagtgatacatgatccgactcaactaggccgtgtctgatcgtcacgtgagacggactagtcatcatcggtgaccatctccatgttgatcgtatctactatatgactcatgttcgacctttcgctctctcgtgttccgaggccatgtctgtacatgctaggctcgtcaagtcaacctaagtgttttgcatgtgtaaatctagcttacacccgttgtatgcgaatgttagaatctatcacacccgatcatcacgtggtgcttcgaaacaatgaactttcgcaatggtgcacagttagggggaacactttcttgaaattttaatgagggatcatcttatttatgctaccatcgttctaagaaaataagatgtaaacatgacaaacatcacgtgcaaatcataaagtgacatgatatggccaatatcatcttgcacctttgatctccatctttgaggcgcggcatgatcaccttcgtcacccgcatgacaccatgatctccaccttcatgatctacatcatcgtgtcttcatgaagttgtctcgccaactattacttctactattatggctaaaggttagcaataaagtaaagtaattacatgacgttttcaatgacacgcaggtcatacaataaattaagacaactcctatggctcctgccggttgtcatactcatcgacatgcaagtcatgattcctattacaagaacatgatc is from Triticum aestivum cultivar Chinese Spring chromosome 1B, IWGSC CS RefSeq v2.1, whole genome shotgun sequence and encodes:
- the LOC123134544 gene encoding bifunctional aspartate aminotransferase and glutamate/aspartate-prephenate aminotransferase isoform X1 — encoded protein: MAFSSLATPSSSSPSSSFTLPTKPSPGAGSLSFSRASTGKFRMAAVRAEAVDTSISPRVSALRPSKTMAITDMASALRQAGVPVIGLAAGEPDFDTPAVIAEAGINAIRDGSTRYTPNAGTMELRKAICNKLQEENGLTYSPDQVLVSNGAKQCITQAVLAVCSPGDEVLIPAPFWVSYPEMARLAGATPVILPTSISDNFLLKPESLASVITEKSRLLILCSPSNPTGSVYPRELLEEIAAIVKKYPRLLVLSDEIYEHIIYHPAKHTSFAALPGMYDRTLTVNGFSKAFAMTGWRLGYLAAPKHFVSACGKIQSQYTSGASSISQKAGLAALNLGYAGGEAVATMVKAFQERRDYLVSSFRELPGVKISEPQGAFYLFIDFSSYYGSEVEGFGTIKDSETLCMFLLEKAQVALVPGDAFGDDKGVRISYAAALSTLQSAMEKIKDAMALLKAPAAVQ
- the LOC123134544 gene encoding bifunctional aspartate aminotransferase and glutamate/aspartate-prephenate aminotransferase isoform X2; this encodes MAAVRAEAVDTSISPRVSALRPSKTMAITDMASALRQAGVPVIGLAAGEPDFDTPAVIAEAGINAIRDGSTRYTPNAGTMELRKAICNKLQEENGLTYSPDQVLVSNGAKQCITQAVLAVCSPGDEVLIPAPFWVSYPEMARLAGATPVILPTSISDNFLLKPESLASVITEKSRLLILCSPSNPTGSVYPRELLEEIAAIVKKYPRLLVLSDEIYEHIIYHPAKHTSFAALPGMYDRTLTVNGFSKAFAMTGWRLGYLAAPKHFVSACGKIQSQYTSGASSISQKAGLAALNLGYAGGEAVATMVKAFQERRDYLVSSFRELPGVKISEPQGAFYLFIDFSSYYGSEVEGFGTIKDSETLCMFLLEKAQVALVPGDAFGDDKGVRISYAAALSTLQSAMEKIKDAMALLKAPAAVQ